In Aulosira sp. FACHB-615, one DNA window encodes the following:
- a CDS encoding RAMP superfamily CRISPR-associated protein, with translation MYTGSDLAKLLEKQHQRRGTSNLFKKDTFILQWRSKVGSFPHPDVETMVSAGEPCGAWHVVNGRPEDKRQLDENLEQMLELPLNGYIPGSSIRGIVRAWAMKRPGIRMQMFNLLGSQQGNIIQEGKIEFLDAWPEIATKLVLDIVNPQQNFQVYHEGQGKPISIYTLGDGEDTVSVTVAIRGIPGKATPQDVQIVWEWVQQALSIHGVGSRTSAGYGQIKAPSGFIPSPQLRQVENGYTTKTFEFKLYSQGCAGADRQQQDFRPSHWRGWLRSWILRFLLGVMSKDNAEITLSELMGIIEPETRKGCVKIRMIPDTDIWSDRSSNQPYFYVWEGKLEVTAPTEILNKIILPIIRFAVSTGSVGRGWRRPLHIFHMNNGYAATRGSHLVIKHQVRNREGNLQKRTLSLLLNPESWTSTYDNWLTAVRSQWADRINTNANHSLEAEVFSPRTCAVYAVPGSEANPIDENDFEWLETDAVATRGDGMHLIYEQTPPRNYKRNPDIGGNAADKNPHCSWASIKRINIPSKEIEVDCQEIVCLFMGGKTPQSNHIRAQFLKDLNKIEGKLHLFGVSP, from the coding sequence ATGTACACTGGTTCTGACTTAGCTAAATTATTAGAAAAGCAACATCAACGTCGAGGAACATCCAATTTATTTAAAAAAGATACTTTTATCCTGCAATGGAGGAGTAAAGTTGGTTCATTTCCTCATCCTGATGTGGAAACGATGGTTTCTGCGGGTGAACCTTGTGGGGCTTGGCACGTTGTTAATGGACGACCAGAAGATAAACGCCAATTAGATGAAAACTTAGAGCAAATGCTAGAACTTCCTCTTAATGGCTATATTCCTGGATCTTCAATTCGAGGCATTGTCCGTGCGTGGGCAATGAAACGCCCCGGTATTCGTATGCAAATGTTTAATTTGCTAGGATCTCAACAAGGAAATATAATTCAAGAAGGAAAAATTGAATTTTTGGATGCTTGGCCAGAAATAGCAACCAAACTTGTTTTAGATATAGTTAACCCACAGCAGAACTTCCAAGTTTATCATGAAGGTCAAGGTAAACCAATTTCAATTTACACTTTGGGAGATGGTGAAGATACTGTTTCAGTAACAGTGGCAATTCGTGGCATTCCTGGTAAAGCTACTCCTCAAGATGTACAAATAGTTTGGGAATGGGTGCAACAAGCCCTAAGTATTCATGGAGTCGGCAGTCGAACCTCCGCGGGATATGGTCAGATTAAAGCACCTAGCGGTTTTATACCATCGCCACAATTGCGCCAAGTTGAAAATGGTTATACTACTAAAACCTTTGAATTTAAACTCTATAGCCAAGGTTGTGCTGGTGCTGATCGGCAACAACAAGATTTCCGCCCTTCCCACTGGCGTGGTTGGTTGCGTTCTTGGATTTTGCGGTTTTTGTTGGGTGTAATGTCGAAAGATAATGCAGAAATAACCTTATCGGAACTCATGGGAATTATAGAACCAGAGACCCGCAAAGGTTGTGTAAAAATCCGTATGATTCCAGACACAGACATTTGGAGTGATCGCTCAAGTAACCAACCCTACTTTTACGTTTGGGAAGGGAAATTAGAAGTGACTGCACCTACTGAAATTCTCAACAAAATTATTCTTCCAATTATCCGATTTGCCGTAAGTACAGGAAGTGTTGGTAGAGGTTGGCGACGACCTTTACATATTTTCCACATGAATAATGGTTATGCTGCAACACGGGGAAGTCATTTAGTCATCAAACACCAAGTTCGCAACAGAGAAGGAAACTTGCAGAAAAGAACTTTAAGTTTGCTACTAAATCCAGAAAGTTGGACTTCTACCTATGATAATTGGTTGACGGCTGTGCGATCGCAGTGGGCAGACAGAATTAACACTAATGCAAATCATTCATTAGAAGCTGAGGTATTTTCACCACGTACTTGTGCTGTTTATGCCGTCCCTGGTTCCGAAGCTAATCCAATTGATGAGAATGATTTTGAATGGCTAGAAACTGATGCTGTAGCAACTCGTGGAGACGGAATGCACTTGATTTACGAACAAACTCCTCCTCGTAATTACAAACGTAATCCTGATATCGGAGGGAATGCGGCTGATAAAAATCCTCATTGTTCATGGGCAAGTATTAAAAGGATTAATATCCCTAGTAAAGAAATAGAAGTGGATTGTCAAGAAATTGTTTGCTTATTTATGGGGGGAAAAACACCTCAGTCAAATCATATCCGCGCCCAGTTTCTTAAAGATTTAAATAAGATAGAGGGAAAGCTACATTTATTTGGCGTGTCTCCATAA
- a CDS encoding HTH domain-containing protein — MSKLLIDGQHALYSPALASQIGRSAATVLQQAYYWMNIKGGKTIDGVKWFWKTYQQWAAELSLSVSTVRRAIALLKSLGLITIEKLSAKTYYQANWYTVNTQAVQLFLNEHMDMPIMQPSMCSQQADDIKEFTPKEFSSQQHVAAEEEKGELEESQISDNEPESVCLTSQPEQPQITHFVDEQELDNSTNEEDHHEDNFSGAVVEANLNVSKQEIAEVCNELRRLRINPQPCLGVFKKHWENVQGAIARVKDAIAEGWCDNPTGLFINSCKSGIKGKNTVTADVGAWFEWARRQRIVLAMSGGVVYTVDGEAVELAEMMRRFPVGG, encoded by the coding sequence ATGAGCAAACTCCTAATTGATGGTCAGCACGCACTCTATTCTCCCGCACTCGCATCTCAAATCGGACGTAGTGCGGCCACTGTTTTACAGCAAGCCTATTACTGGATGAATATTAAAGGCGGTAAAACAATTGATGGCGTGAAATGGTTCTGGAAAACATATCAGCAATGGGCAGCAGAATTGTCTTTATCTGTTAGCACCGTGAGACGAGCGATCGCACTTTTGAAATCACTGGGGTTAATAACAATAGAAAAACTGTCTGCCAAAACTTATTACCAAGCGAACTGGTACACCGTTAACACCCAAGCTGTACAGCTATTCCTCAATGAACACATGGATATGCCTATAATGCAACCATCTATGTGTTCACAACAAGCAGATGATATCAAAGAGTTCACCCCTAAAGAGTTCTCTTCACAACAACACGTTGCTGCTGAGGAAGAAAAAGGTGAACTGGAAGAAAGCCAAATCTCGGACAACGAACCCGAATCGGTTTGTTTAACTTCCCAACCAGAGCAACCCCAAATCACTCACTTCGTTGATGAACAAGAATTGGATAACTCAACTAACGAGGAAGACCATCATGAGGACAACTTTTCCGGGGCGGTTGTTGAAGCTAATTTAAATGTGTCTAAGCAGGAAATTGCGGAGGTTTGCAACGAGTTGAGGCGGTTGCGGATCAATCCTCAGCCGTGTTTGGGGGTGTTCAAGAAGCATTGGGAGAATGTGCAAGGTGCGATCGCCAGGGTGAAGGATGCGATCGCAGAAGGTTGGTGTGATAATCCGACTGGGCTGTTTATCAACTCCTGCAAGAGTGGGATTAAGGGCAAAAACACCGTTACAGCAGATGTGGGTGCTTGGTTTGAGTGGGCGCGGCGGCAACGAATTGTGCTGGCGATGTCTGGTGGTGTTGTGTATACGGTTGATGGGGAGGCTGTTGAGTTGGCCGAGATGATGCGGCGGTTTCCGGTTGGGGGGTAA
- a CDS encoding GNAT family N-acetyltransferase, giving the protein MLIRSAKPNDVPAILPMVAKICALHESWDNAKYGFVAHIEQHYEKWLMRMAQNERSVFLVAEDDRQLVAFLISAIEQEIPIYRLQEYAFIYDLWVEPEHRQKGIARQMIMLCVERFEQMGIKQIRLDTAVENENARKLFASCGFRFSNIEMLREI; this is encoded by the coding sequence ATGCTAATTCGCTCTGCCAAGCCAAATGATGTACCCGCAATTCTGCCAATGGTGGCCAAGATTTGTGCTTTACATGAATCTTGGGATAATGCCAAATATGGTTTCGTAGCACATATAGAACAGCATTACGAAAAATGGTTAATGCGAATGGCGCAAAACGAGCGCAGCGTATTTTTAGTAGCAGAAGATGATCGGCAGCTTGTAGCATTCCTCATCTCAGCAATAGAGCAAGAAATCCCCATTTACCGCTTGCAGGAATATGCCTTTATTTACGACCTGTGGGTAGAGCCAGAACACCGTCAAAAAGGTATTGCTCGACAGATGATAATGCTGTGTGTAGAGCGTTTTGAACAAATGGGAATTAAGCAGATTCGATTAGATACGGCAGTCGAGAATGAAAACGCTCGAAAGTTGTTTGCATCCTGCGGTTTTCGCTTTAGCAATATCGAAATGCTCCGAGAAATTTAG
- a CDS encoding XRE family transcriptional regulator: MARQEKEEEVVMLPLSEVGSIKWTKERGEKMRSLRGEMPLMALSKKLAENDVDISRQYLHRMETYSDVKGASPELVAGLCKVFNCTLAELLCLKETKIVQLGVDNRNF, encoded by the coding sequence ATGGCAAGGCAAGAAAAAGAAGAAGAGGTTGTAATGCTACCACTAAGTGAGGTGGGGTCAATTAAATGGACAAAGGAGCGTGGGGAGAAAATGCGCTCGTTACGTGGTGAGATGCCATTGATGGCATTGTCTAAAAAGCTTGCCGAGAATGATGTTGATATTTCTCGCCAATATTTGCACAGAATGGAGACTTATTCCGATGTTAAAGGTGCTTCCCCTGAGCTTGTGGCAGGGCTTTGTAAAGTATTTAACTGCACACTAGCTGAATTGTTGTGTTTGAAAGAAACCAAAATTGTGCAATTAGGGGTTGACAATCGCAACTTTTAG
- a CDS encoding RAMP superfamily CRISPR-associated protein produces MNDFRTGYLYTLAPIHCGGEGDLGNILDIVREVHTDFPYIPGSSLRGSLRWDVYSIDPAAADKLFGKELSSDGQMGVHQIWFGDARLLWVPMRTMAMNGNRNVFTWVSCHSLIRDHVLLSGLPITEFPDHPVGTQAGSYYVADAQLQVSGLTEPQKQAISLAGDWQQSLAGAVESTWNKNRIVLADSDFQTLMEHSLWTQIRNKINNDNRKDHDDDSEGGAEIFWTDVCIPRDTILYYPWGYKLNKNNPVAQREHDCLIDVVTGLFQIGGQANVGRGWVQGWVTNSTLPLINTNQPIPVEA; encoded by the coding sequence ATGAATGATTTTCGTACTGGATACCTCTATACACTTGCACCAATTCATTGCGGTGGTGAAGGCGATTTAGGAAATATTTTAGATATTGTCCGCGAAGTACACACAGATTTTCCTTACATTCCAGGTTCTTCTTTACGAGGTAGTTTGCGATGGGATGTCTACTCTATTGATCCAGCAGCCGCAGATAAATTATTTGGTAAGGAACTAAGTTCAGATGGACAAATGGGAGTTCATCAAATTTGGTTTGGTGACGCTCGTTTATTATGGGTGCCGATGCGGACAATGGCAATGAACGGTAATCGGAATGTGTTTACTTGGGTAAGCTGTCATTCGCTGATCCGCGACCATGTATTACTATCTGGGCTGCCAATCACCGAGTTTCCCGATCATCCTGTAGGAACTCAAGCGGGTAGTTATTACGTTGCTGACGCTCAATTACAAGTTTCCGGGCTTACCGAACCCCAAAAACAAGCGATCTCACTAGCGGGAGATTGGCAGCAATCTCTGGCTGGTGCTGTTGAGTCAACTTGGAATAAGAACCGCATCGTCCTTGCTGACAGTGATTTTCAAACTTTAATGGAGCATTCGTTGTGGACGCAGATTCGTAACAAAATTAACAACGATAATAGAAAAGATCATGATGATGATTCTGAAGGTGGTGCAGAAATATTTTGGACAGATGTTTGCATTCCCAGAGATACTATTCTTTACTACCCTTGGGGTTATAAATTAAACAAAAATAATCCAGTAGCTCAACGTGAACATGATTGTTTAATAGATGTTGTTACAGGCTTATTTCAAATTGGAGGACAAGCAAATGTCGGAAGAGGTTGGGTACAAGGCTGGGTAACAAATAGTACTTTACCTCTAATAAATACAAATCAACCTATTCCAGTGGAGGCGTAG
- a CDS encoding BRO family protein gives MRQKPGESMDAIINSESHSSPFDQIKQVDSDGSEFWLATELLTLLGYQTWKRIRDTVERAKISAKNSGIDPLHHLVDVVQMAQIGTSQAFREVLKDFKLSRHACYLVAMNGDPRKSAIAAAQNYFAVKTREAELAPQNSELLAQLLEKLEQQNKVIEEQGKAIADLQTQIQNLLPPSADFMPPGWDAEVWRKLPKQDKRHFRFLYRRRNFRPSQENQPLALPAATVEQMKERQRAEVEQLVGEVSLEEKQQFQAAKLQKLREFWSQASDEEQKEMPF, from the coding sequence ATGCGTCAAAAACCAGGAGAAAGTATGGACGCGATTATTAACAGTGAAAGTCACTCCAGCCCCTTTGACCAAATTAAACAGGTTGACTCTGATGGTAGTGAGTTTTGGTTAGCTACTGAATTGTTAACCTTGCTGGGTTATCAAACTTGGAAAAGAATTAGGGACACGGTTGAAAGAGCAAAAATCAGTGCTAAAAATTCAGGGATAGATCCATTACACCATCTGGTCGATGTCGTCCAAATGGCGCAGATTGGCACATCCCAGGCATTTCGAGAAGTGCTGAAAGATTTCAAGCTATCACGACACGCCTGTTATTTGGTGGCCATGAATGGCGACCCTCGCAAGAGTGCGATCGCCGCAGCACAAAATTACTTTGCGGTAAAAACCCGTGAAGCAGAGTTAGCCCCACAAAATTCAGAACTACTCGCCCAACTCTTGGAGAAACTCGAACAGCAAAACAAGGTAATTGAAGAACAAGGCAAGGCAATCGCTGATTTACAAACTCAAATCCAAAACCTACTGCCACCATCAGCCGACTTTATGCCCCCCGGCTGGGATGCCGAAGTTTGGCGGAAGCTCCCAAAGCAGGACAAACGACACTTCCGCTTTCTGTACCGCCGCCGCAACTTCCGACCATCCCAGGAGAATCAACCGTTAGCCCTACCTGCGGCCACTGTTGAGCAGATGAAGGAACGGCAACGGGCTGAGGTTGAGCAGTTGGTTGGGGAAGTTTCGCTCGAAGAGAAACAGCAATTTCAGGCAGCGAAGCTCCAAAAGCTTAGAGAGTTTTGGTCGCAAGCTTCAGACGAAGAACAGAAAGAAATGCCATTTTAG
- a CDS encoding type III-B CRISPR module-associated Cmr3 family protein, whose product MHWYKITPLDLLLFRDCKPFSPGDGSWAKSLFPPMPITVFQALRSLLPQTNTQSERIQRNLSFLGPFLLDSKQILWLPTPKDLVCLYPPGQDRKIATDNWSAIQRLQPLPKDEAWKHLAFDDQQIDPLVLNKKWSGNISPPKPLIKAEALFNYLENNSNWHPEDFHENPWKTQVLPHIQMQTDKRQVKDADGYFTEVAVRLEDGWCFIAGLSEKLPESVVRLGGEGHRALVSPLESNTVLEKQLELIEGVSEACRRHRSLTVPNFAYLLTPGLALFNETYSAYPQDWKLKLKGCATDKALLWGGVSTMRKENKTKEEPALLPQRAFVPPGTVYIFDGVLPEKLELLPQQGGRWLETFKQLNYGKLLWGRGI is encoded by the coding sequence ATGCACTGGTATAAAATCACTCCCCTGGATTTACTATTATTTCGAGATTGCAAACCCTTTAGTCCTGGTGATGGGTCGTGGGCAAAAAGTTTATTTCCACCGATGCCAATTACAGTATTTCAGGCTTTGCGATCGCTTCTCCCGCAAACTAATACTCAATCTGAACGTATTCAGCGCAATCTATCTTTCCTCGGCCCATTTTTATTAGACAGTAAGCAGATTTTATGGCTACCCACACCCAAAGATTTAGTTTGTTTATATCCACCAGGACAAGACCGCAAAATTGCCACTGATAACTGGAGCGCAATTCAACGCCTGCAACCTCTTCCCAAAGATGAAGCGTGGAAACATTTAGCATTTGATGACCAACAAATTGATCCATTGGTTCTTAATAAAAAATGGTCTGGAAATATCAGTCCACCCAAACCTTTGATCAAAGCCGAAGCATTGTTTAATTACCTGGAAAATAATAGTAATTGGCATCCAGAAGACTTTCATGAAAATCCTTGGAAGACTCAGGTTTTACCTCATATTCAAATGCAAACTGACAAGCGACAAGTTAAAGATGCTGATGGTTATTTTACTGAAGTTGCAGTTCGCTTGGAAGATGGATGGTGTTTTATAGCAGGGTTGAGTGAGAAATTACCTGAAAGTGTAGTGCGTTTGGGGGGAGAAGGACATCGAGCTTTAGTATCGCCTCTGGAATCAAACACCGTATTAGAAAAACAACTTGAGTTGATAGAAGGCGTTAGCGAAGCTTGCCGCAGGCATCGCTCTTTAACAGTACCAAACTTTGCCTATCTCCTCACCCCTGGACTAGCACTATTTAACGAAACATACAGCGCCTATCCTCAAGATTGGAAGTTAAAGCTAAAAGGTTGTGCTACTGATAAAGCATTACTCTGGGGTGGGGTTTCAACGATGCGTAAGGAGAATAAAACAAAAGAAGAACCTGCACTATTACCGCAAAGAGCATTTGTACCACCAGGAACAGTGTACATTTTTGATGGCGTATTACCTGAAAAACTAGAGTTATTACCCCAACAAGGTGGGCGGTGGTTAGAAACTTTTAAACAGCTTAATTATGGAAAATTATTGTGGGGAAGAGGAATTTAA